From the Pseudoalteromonas tunicata genome, one window contains:
- a CDS encoding alanine/glycine:cation symporter family protein produces the protein MIELINSFSDLLWGQILVYLLVFAGLYFTIRLGFIQFTQFPHMIKVMFNSRQNSKDGISSFQAFCTSLAARVGTGNMAGVAVALYLGGPGAIFWMWLIALIGMATSFAESTLAQAYKTRDDAGNFRGGPAYYMEIGLGKRWMGVIFSLCLILAFGLVFNAVQSNSIAAAFEVAFDLPKHYVGIALVIGSAFIIFGGIKTISRFAEAVVPAMAGVYLLVALYIVAINITALPDVAMLIFKSAFGLEQAGAGAIGYGITQAMIQGIKRGLFSNEAGMGSAANAAATATPNPPHPASQGYVQMLGVFVDTIVICTATAAIILLSGLLEPNSGLTGIALTQAALVSQVGPWGAYFIAIAILFFAFTSIVANYSYAETNLMFLEHNHAKGMFIFRIMVLGMVMFGAVSELGLIWTLADISMGLMAIVNIIALFMLSGVVVWLSKDYQNQLKAGKVPTFDRKAHPKLDKEIPKDIW, from the coding sequence TATCTTTTAGTTTTTGCAGGTTTGTACTTTACGATCCGCTTGGGATTTATTCAATTTACGCAATTCCCACATATGATCAAAGTAATGTTTAATAGCAGGCAAAATTCTAAAGATGGAATTTCATCGTTCCAGGCATTTTGTACTTCATTGGCTGCAAGAGTTGGCACCGGTAATATGGCCGGTGTTGCAGTAGCACTTTATTTAGGCGGCCCGGGTGCTATTTTTTGGATGTGGCTTATTGCTTTAATCGGTATGGCCACTAGTTTTGCTGAAAGTACCTTAGCGCAAGCCTATAAAACACGCGATGACGCAGGTAATTTCCGTGGTGGTCCTGCTTATTATATGGAAATAGGATTAGGCAAACGCTGGATGGGTGTGATCTTCTCCCTGTGCCTAATTTTAGCATTTGGTTTAGTATTTAATGCCGTGCAATCTAATTCTATTGCTGCAGCGTTTGAAGTGGCCTTTGATTTACCAAAACACTACGTTGGTATTGCGTTAGTTATTGGCTCTGCTTTTATTATCTTTGGTGGTATCAAAACTATCTCGCGTTTTGCTGAAGCTGTGGTGCCTGCTATGGCTGGTGTTTATCTATTAGTTGCACTTTATATAGTGGCTATCAATATCACTGCTTTACCCGATGTTGCGATGCTTATTTTTAAATCTGCATTTGGTCTTGAACAAGCAGGCGCTGGCGCGATTGGTTACGGTATCACGCAAGCAATGATCCAAGGGATTAAACGCGGTTTATTTTCAAACGAGGCTGGTATGGGTAGTGCAGCCAATGCTGCAGCTACAGCAACACCTAATCCTCCGCACCCGGCATCTCAAGGATATGTGCAAATGTTGGGGGTATTTGTTGATACAATCGTTATTTGTACTGCTACAGCCGCGATTATTTTATTATCAGGCCTGCTAGAGCCAAACTCAGGCCTTACTGGTATTGCGCTCACTCAAGCAGCCCTTGTATCTCAAGTTGGCCCGTGGGGCGCTTATTTTATTGCAATCGCTATTTTATTCTTTGCCTTTACTTCTATTGTTGCTAATTACTCTTACGCTGAAACCAATTTAATGTTCTTAGAACATAATCACGCTAAAGGCATGTTTATTTTCCGTATTATGGTATTAGGTATGGTGATGTTTGGTGCTGTTAGTGAGCTAGGTTTAATTTGGACGCTTGCAGATATTTCAATGGGCTTGATGGCCATTGTTAATATTATCGCACTCTTTATGTTATCTGGCGTAGTGGTATGGCTTAGTAAAGATTATCAAAATCAATTAAAAGCAGGAAAGGTTCCTACTTTTGACCGTAAAGCTCACCCGAAACTTGATAAAGAGATACCTAAGGATATTTGGTAA
- a CDS encoding ATP-binding protein has translation MRYLLISLVGVTILATASLGWLFDRVYEQYQQDQQPLTSIEMAEALGRDLAIAMDKTSNTDELLSNWPNTSDYNISLSAIDEAELPQELIQQLKQGDVVILATQNTQLFHYYLSVKKQILVLESPRLTQINQYTYQQYMLTLSFYLLLILLFLIWAFPLLKQLSSLRNAAKSFGNGKLDEQIPANSISYIRDIELEFNTMARRINSLVGDVKLLSTAVSHDLRTPLARIRFGLDTLEEVVDDKHRNRLQQKLGKDVDEMTLLVEALLNFARLDQQTLTLKKVSVELVELINECIESKQSEKVEIGFSCSASQTRVIADRNYLKMVFNNIIQNAINYGQGKVIITLESDKNSFIFRVSDNGKGIAVDLREQIVKPFIRAAQSDSNYKGHGVGLAIVKRVLDWHNATLVIGDSKELSGAEFKVLLPKNN, from the coding sequence ATGCGTTATTTACTAATATCTTTGGTTGGTGTAACCATTTTAGCCACGGCCAGCCTAGGTTGGTTGTTTGATAGGGTCTATGAGCAATACCAACAAGATCAGCAACCTTTAACATCGATTGAAATGGCTGAAGCACTAGGTCGAGACTTAGCGATAGCAATGGATAAAACATCAAACACCGACGAACTGTTATCGAATTGGCCAAATACAAGCGATTATAATATTTCATTAAGTGCTATTGACGAAGCAGAATTACCGCAAGAACTAATACAACAACTTAAGCAAGGAGATGTGGTTATTCTAGCAACTCAAAATACCCAATTGTTCCACTATTACCTTAGTGTTAAAAAACAAATACTGGTACTAGAATCACCTAGGCTAACGCAGATTAATCAATACACTTACCAGCAATATATGCTGACACTTTCTTTTTATCTGTTGCTCATTTTGCTCTTTCTGATTTGGGCCTTTCCTTTGTTAAAACAGTTATCTTCATTAAGAAACGCCGCTAAGTCATTTGGTAATGGTAAGTTAGATGAGCAAATTCCGGCAAACTCAATTTCTTATATTAGAGATATTGAACTTGAATTTAATACAATGGCTAGGCGTATAAATAGTCTAGTTGGCGATGTTAAATTACTTAGTACAGCCGTATCTCACGATCTACGAACACCATTAGCTAGGATACGATTTGGTCTTGATACCTTAGAAGAGGTTGTAGATGATAAACATCGAAACAGATTGCAACAAAAATTAGGCAAAGACGTTGATGAAATGACATTGCTTGTTGAAGCTTTATTGAACTTTGCTCGGCTTGACCAACAAACACTGACACTGAAAAAAGTGTCAGTGGAACTGGTTGAATTAATCAATGAGTGCATTGAGAGCAAGCAAAGTGAAAAAGTTGAAATCGGATTTAGCTGTAGCGCTAGTCAAACGAGAGTAATAGCTGACCGAAATTATCTAAAGATGGTTTTCAACAATATTATTCAAAATGCGATAAATTACGGCCAAGGTAAAGTCATTATTACACTGGAATCTGATAAGAACTCATTTATTTTTCGAGTCTCAGATAATGGCAAAGGAATCGCGGTAGATTTACGAGAACAAATCGTTAAGCCCTTTATACGAGCAGCGCAGAGTGATTCAAACTACAAAGGGCATGGTGTAGGTTTAGCTATTGTAAAACGTGTGCTTGATTGGCACAACGCCACGCTAGTCATTGGCGACTCAAAAGAACTTTCTGGTGCTGAGTTTAAGGTTTTATTACCCAAAAATAATTAA
- a CDS encoding winged helix-turn-helix domain-containing protein → MTLTTQHTAHILLVEDDISLADWIKEYLEMKHYQVTVQERGDLAVQIIQEQNPDLVILDGMLPGLDGIDVLKAVRPAFANTIIMVTARDEELDEVLGLEMGADDYLTKPLRANVLSTKIRKHLERQTIMKRSQDIESEVGRSSDSFQYGDFSIDKQARSVELNNKIVDISSNEFDLLWLLAERAGNTVTRDELIQALRGFDYDGFDRTVDLIVSKLRKKLNDNPSKPYRIKTVWGKGYLLVKSAW, encoded by the coding sequence ATGACCTTAACAACACAGCATACCGCCCATATTTTACTCGTTGAAGACGACATTAGCCTAGCTGATTGGATAAAAGAGTACCTTGAAATGAAGCACTATCAAGTCACAGTGCAAGAACGTGGTGATTTGGCTGTGCAAATTATTCAGGAGCAGAATCCAGACTTAGTCATTCTTGATGGCATGTTACCAGGTTTGGATGGTATTGATGTGTTAAAAGCCGTTCGCCCCGCTTTTGCCAATACCATTATTATGGTGACTGCACGAGATGAAGAATTAGATGAAGTACTCGGCCTTGAAATGGGGGCTGATGACTACTTAACTAAACCCCTTAGGGCCAATGTACTTTCTACTAAAATTCGTAAGCATTTAGAACGACAAACTATTATGAAACGAAGTCAGGATATTGAGAGTGAAGTAGGGCGTAGTTCAGATAGTTTTCAATATGGTGATTTTAGCATTGACAAGCAAGCTCGTTCGGTTGAGCTTAATAACAAGATAGTTGATATCTCCTCAAATGAATTCGATTTATTGTGGCTACTTGCAGAACGTGCAGGCAATACAGTTACACGTGATGAGTTAATTCAAGCATTGAGGGGCTTTGATTACGATGGCTTTGACCGCACTGTCGATTTAATCGTCTCTAAATTGCGTAAGAAATTGAATGATAACCCAAGTAAGCCATACCGCATTAAAACGGTTTGGGGCAAAGGTTATTTGTTGGTAAAGAGTGCCTGGTAA